One Paramisgurnus dabryanus chromosome 8, PD_genome_1.1, whole genome shotgun sequence DNA window includes the following coding sequences:
- the cldn8.1 gene encoding claudin-8: protein MANGALEIVAMGLSLLGLIGAAASTGMPMWRVTAFIGENIITMEIRYEGLWMNCFRQANIRMQCKVYDSLLALSPDLQAARGLMCCSVALSGLGLLIAIAGMKCTACIQDNDRAKRMVLVVSGIMILLGCLCCIIPVSWTGHVIIQDFYNPLLLDAQRRELGEALYIGWVSSALLFAGGCIFTCCNIPSDKGPDQRYVYNKNAAPYVAYQPQPVTFYPQARSVYSHPSGPPSFIQPSAQPSYPTSRQQSFIQPSRQHSFIQPTRHPSARSAVAYL, encoded by the coding sequence ATGGCTAACGGCGCTCTGGAGATCGTGGCAATGGGCTTGTCCTTGTTAGGGCTCATCGGGGCGGCAGCCAGCACCGGGATGCCCATGTGGCGGGTGACGGCCTTCATTGGAGAGAACATCATCACAATGGAGATCAGGTACGAAGGCTTGTGGATGAACTGCTTCAGGCAGGCGAACATACGGATGCAGTGTAAAGTCTACGACTCGCTGCTGGCCCTCTCTCCTGACCTCCAGGCCGCACGTGGGCTCATGTGCTGCTCCGTGGCTCTGTCCGGTCTGGGTTTATTGATCGCCATCGCGGGCATGAAATGCACGGCATGCATCCAAGACAACGACAGAGCCAAGCGCATGGTCCTCGTCGTGTCTGGAATTATGATTCTATTGGGCTGCCTCTGTTGCATCATTCCCGTCTCCTGGACGGGTCACGTGATCATCCAGGATTTCTATAACCCTTTACTCCTCGACGCCCAACGTAGGGAGCTCGGAGAGGCCCTTTATATCGGTTGGGTGTCGTCTGCTCTTCTGTTTGCCGGCGGATGCATTTTTACCTGCTGTAACATACCCTCAGACAAGGGCCCGGATCAGAGATACGTTTACAACAAAAACGCCGCCCCATACGTGGCCTATCAGCCCCAACCTGTGACCTTTTATCCTCAGGCAAGGTCTGTTTACAGCCATCCGTCCGGTCCACCGTCATTCATTCAACCTTCAGCACAACCGTCTTACCCAACATCAAGACAACAGTCGTTCATACAGCCGTCCAGACAGCACTCCTTTATACAGCCAACCAGACATCCATCTGCCCGCAGCGCAGTCGCTTACCTGTGA
- the LOC135771827 gene encoding claudin-8-like encodes MVHGKCELIALCLGIVGLIGIAAVTALPMWKVTAFIGENIIVMEVRWEGLWVNCFRQANIRMQCKVYDSLLFLPSELQAARGLMCCALALSGLGLLVSLTGLRCISCLRDQPRVKNIIVMAAGAMQILASVCVLIPVSWTAHTIITDFYNPLLIDAQRRELGEALYIGWITSAVLLASGVIFLCCRPGYSSNKHTLNYAHPHANTFGYVGDQNNSLSIYPSVHSFTITPSFSQHSYDGQPLNGPFVHNQNMVPPQNANTFVSPRNVQYPNQLSSHFTGSIGSNPYTSGTSRTAIVPQYSVFIGYNYSRVQSSSSDSGSGLRI; translated from the coding sequence ATGGTTCATGGCAAGTGTGAGTTGATCGCTCTGTGTCTGGGCATCGTCGGTCTGATCGGCATAGCCGCCGTCACGGCTCTTCCTATGTGGAAGGTGACGGCTTTCATCGGGGAGAACATCATCGTGATGGAGGTCCGCTGGGAGGGATTATGGGTGAACTGTTTCAGACAAGCAAACATTCGCATGCAGTGTAAAGTTTACGACTCTCTGCTGTTCCTCCCGTCAGAACTGCAGGCCGCCCGCGGGTTGATGTGCTGCGCCCTGGCGCTGTCCGGGCTCGGCCTTCTGGTGTCTCTCACCGGCCTGCGCTGTATCTCCTGTCTCAGGGATCAACCGCGGGTCAAAAACATTATTGTGATGGCAGCAGGAGCGATGCAGATCTTGGCATCTGTATGTGTTCTCATCCCAGTCTCCTGGACCGCTCACACCATCATTACAGACTTTTACAACCCTTTACTCATTGATGCCCAGCGAAGGGAACTAGGGGAGGCGCTTTATATTGGCTGGATCACCAGTGCCGTCCTCTTGGCGTCTGGAGttatatttctctgctgtcgcCCTGGTTATTCAAGCAATAAACACACTTTAAACTATGCTCACCCTCATGCCAACACCTTCGGGTATGTAGGAGACCAGAACAACAGCCTCTCCATATATCCATCTGTGCACAGCTTCACCATCACACCATCTTTCAGTCAACATTCTTACGATGGGCAGCCATTGAATGGGCCTTTCGTTCACAACCAGAACATGGTACCACCACAGAACGCAAACACATTTGTCTCACCCCGTAATGTCCAGTACCCCAATCAGCTTTCCTCACACTTTACAGGAAGCATTGGCAGTAATCCGTACACTTCCGGCACCTCCAGGACGGCGATTGTCCCACAATACTCAGTTTTCATAGGGTACAACTATTCCAGAGTGCAGTCTAGCAGCTCGGACAGTGGATCTGGACTGCGTATATAA